In a genomic window of Zingiber officinale cultivar Zhangliang chromosome 9B, Zo_v1.1, whole genome shotgun sequence:
- the LOC122023573 gene encoding histidine-containing phosphotransfer protein 4-like isoform X1 has product MQIFDNGLSRCSVSFGWVFSTRRAECHALGFLDEQFFQIEELQDDVSPNFVEEVVTLFFKDSSRLMGNIDHALEKFPQDFDRLDSLIHQLKGSASSIGAAKMKNECTFFRDFCDKENQEGCIRSFQKVKKEHACLRQKLENYFQLLRQVGPVAKATRSGN; this is encoded by the exons ATGCAAATTTTTGACAATGGGCTCTCACGCTGCTCTGTGTCATTCGGGTGGGTTTTTTCTACCAGAAGAGCCGAATGTCACGCCTTG GGGTTCCTAGATGAACAATTTTTTCAGATAGAAGAGCTGCAAGATGATGTTAGCCCTAATTTTGTGGAGGAGGTTGTAACCTTGTTCTTCAAGGACTCATCGAGACTAATGGGCAACATTGATCATGCCCT AGAGAAGTTTCCTCAAGATTTTGATCGGCTGGACTCACTAATACACCAACTAAAGGGTAGTGCTTCCAG CATCGGTGCTGCGAAGATGAAGAATGAATGCACTTTTTTCAGAGATTTCTGTGACAAAGAAAATCAAGAAGG ATGCATAAGATCATTCCAAAAGGTTAAGAAGGAGCACGCATGCTTGAGACAGAAGCTGGAGAATTATTTCCAG TTGCTCAGGCAAGTCGGTCCAGTTGCAAAAGCTACTCGATCTGGCAATTAG
- the LOC122023573 gene encoding pseudo histidine-containing phosphotransfer protein 1-like isoform X3 codes for MIWAYNWFQGFLDEQFFQIEELQDDVSPNFVEEVVTLFFKDSSRLMGNIDHALEKFPQDFDRLDSLIHQLKGSASSIGAAKMKNECTFFRDFCDKENQEGCIRSFQKVKKEHACLRQKLENYFQLLRQVGPVAKATRSGN; via the exons ATGATCTGGGCATATAACTGGTTTCAG GGGTTCCTAGATGAACAATTTTTTCAGATAGAAGAGCTGCAAGATGATGTTAGCCCTAATTTTGTGGAGGAGGTTGTAACCTTGTTCTTCAAGGACTCATCGAGACTAATGGGCAACATTGATCATGCCCT AGAGAAGTTTCCTCAAGATTTTGATCGGCTGGACTCACTAATACACCAACTAAAGGGTAGTGCTTCCAG CATCGGTGCTGCGAAGATGAAGAATGAATGCACTTTTTTCAGAGATTTCTGTGACAAAGAAAATCAAGAAGG ATGCATAAGATCATTCCAAAAGGTTAAGAAGGAGCACGCATGCTTGAGACAGAAGCTGGAGAATTATTTCCAG TTGCTCAGGCAAGTCGGTCCAGTTGCAAAAGCTACTCGATCTGGCAATTAG
- the LOC122023573 gene encoding pseudo histidine-containing phosphotransfer protein 2-like isoform X2 — protein sequence MEYSSLHRQLATMKKSFFDQGFLDEQFFQIEELQDDVSPNFVEEVVTLFFKDSSRLMGNIDHALEKFPQDFDRLDSLIHQLKGSASSIGAAKMKNECTFFRDFCDKENQEGCIRSFQKVKKEHACLRQKLENYFQLLRQVGPVAKATRSGN from the exons ATGGAATACTCTAGTTTGCACCGACAGCTTGCCACAATGAAGAAGAGTTTCTTTGATCAG GGGTTCCTAGATGAACAATTTTTTCAGATAGAAGAGCTGCAAGATGATGTTAGCCCTAATTTTGTGGAGGAGGTTGTAACCTTGTTCTTCAAGGACTCATCGAGACTAATGGGCAACATTGATCATGCCCT AGAGAAGTTTCCTCAAGATTTTGATCGGCTGGACTCACTAATACACCAACTAAAGGGTAGTGCTTCCAG CATCGGTGCTGCGAAGATGAAGAATGAATGCACTTTTTTCAGAGATTTCTGTGACAAAGAAAATCAAGAAGG ATGCATAAGATCATTCCAAAAGGTTAAGAAGGAGCACGCATGCTTGAGACAGAAGCTGGAGAATTATTTCCAG TTGCTCAGGCAAGTCGGTCCAGTTGCAAAAGCTACTCGATCTGGCAATTAG
- the LOC122023630 gene encoding protein DETOXIFICATION 51-like translates to MCNTTAAGDSTDESHALRSPAHFYLTFLRLSKQSGLCNIQEQRLKNLKSLPATEYLEKPLPSPAEALQEAASLFRLSFPIAVTALLVYLRSVVSMLFLGSLGDLPLAAGSLAVAFANITGYSVLSGLSLGMEPLCSQAFGANQPRVLALTFHRSVLFLLCSSMPIALLWLHMSPILLFLGQDPEITSAAQEYLLFSLPDLLSFSLIHPIRIYLRSQGVTRPLTAAAALAAAVHLPANFLLVTRLGLGASGVATAAAVSNLALILCLLPHAPRGATAECLAGWGPLLRLAAPSCASVCLEWWWYEFMILLCGLLPDPRPAVASMGVLIQTTALVYVFPSSLGFGVSARVGNELGANRPSRARVSAAVSVLFAAVMGLAAMCFAAGMQERWGRMFTDDADILRLTAAALPVVGLCELGNCPQTVSCGVLRGSARPVRAAHVNLGAFYLVGMPAAVGLSFWLGLGFVGLWTGLLAAQVCCAGLMLHAVGTTDWEAQARRAQLLTCAAVAGAGDASVDSVVLQEVKIEKEEGNKGTTERASGASL, encoded by the coding sequence ATGTGCAACACCACAGCCGCCGGCGACTCAACTGATGAAAGCCATGCTCTTCGGTCGCCCGCCCATTTCTACCTCACCTTCCTTCGTCTTTCCAAACAATCCGGCCTTTGCAATATCCAAGAGCAGCGGTTGAAGAACTTGAAGTCCCTCCCCGCAACAGAGTATCTGGAGAAACCGCTTCCGTCGCCGGCGGAAGCGCTTCAGGAGGCCGCCTCGCTTTTCCGGCTTTCCTTCCCCATTGCGGTGACGGCGTTGCTTGTCTACTTGCGTTCCGTAGTCTCGATGCTCTTCCTGGGTTCGCTGGGCGACCTGCCGCTCGCCGCTGGCTCCCTGGCCGTCGCCTTCGCCAACATCACCGGCTACTCTGTTCTCTCCGGGCTTTCGCTGGGCATGGAGCCGCTCTGCTCGCAGGCGTTCGGTGCGAACCAGCCGCGCGTCCTGGCGCTGACCTTCCACCGCTCCGTACTCTTCCTCCTCTGTTCCTCGATGCCCATCGCTCTGCTCTGGCTCCACATGTCGCCCATTCTGCTCTTCCTCGGGCAAGACCCCGAGATCACCTCGGCGGCGCAGGAGTACCTCCTATTCTCCCTCCCCGATCTCTTATCTTTCTCGCTCATCCACCCCATACGTATCTACCTGCGGTCGCAGGGCGTCACGCGGCCGCTCACAGCCGCCGCCGCCCTTGCTGCGGCTGTCCACCTCCCGGCGAACTTCCTGCTGGTGACCCGCCTCGGCCTCGGCGCATCGGGCGTGGCTACCGCCGCCGCGGTTTCGAATCTTGCTCTGATCCTCTGCCTCCTTCCGCACGCGCCACGCGGGGCCACCGCCGAGTGCCTCGCCGGGTGGGGTCCGCTGCTCCGCCTCGCGGCCCCCAGCTGCGCTTCCGTCTGCCTCGAGTGGTGGTGGTACGAGTTCATGATCCTCCTCTGCGGCCTCCTCCCCGACCCCCGCCCCGCTGTCGCCTCCATGGGCGTCCTCATCCAAACCACCGCCCTCGTCTACGTCTTCCCTTCCTCCCTCGGATTCGGCGTCTCGGCCCGCGTCGGCAACGAGCTCGGCGCCAACCGCCCATCCCGCGCGCGAGTCTCCGCCGCTGTCTCCGTGCTCTTCGCCGCCGTCATGGGACTCGCGGCCATGTGTTTTGCCGCCGGGATGCAGGAGCGTTGGGGCCGCATGTTCACCGACGACGCCGACATCCTGCGGCTGACGGCGGCTGCGCTTCCGGTCGTCGGGCTCTGCGAGCTCGGAAACTGCCCGCAGACGGTCTCATGCGGGGTCCTTCGCGGTAGTGCGCGGCCGGTGCGGGCGGCCCACGTCAACCTCGGCGCCTTCTACCTCGTCGGCATGCCGGCGGCCGTGGGTCTCAGCTTCTGGCTTGGTTTAGGCTTCGTCGGGCTTTGGACGGGCCTGCTGGCGGCCCAAGTCTGCTGCGCCGGACTCATGCTTCACGCAGTGGGGACAACAGACTGGGAGGCGCAGGCCCGGCGGGCTCAGTTGCTGACGTGCGCGGCCGTGGCCGGAGCAGGCGACGCCTCGGTGGACTCAGTCGTGCTGCAGGAGGTAAAGATCGAGAAAGAGGAGGGGAACAAGGGAACGACCGAACGAGCGAGTGGTGCCAGCCTCTGA